One Ilumatobacter fluminis genomic window, TGCGCCCCACCCGCCGGCCAGGTACACGATGTCGTACACGGAGATGTCGACGTCGCCCACCGCCAGTGACTCGGCGAGCTGCCCGCGCAGCACCGGATCGGCGAGCAGTCGATCGTCGGCGGCGGTCCGGATGACCGGCTTGAGCGACTGGGGATCGACCGGGATGTCGCCTCCCCTCGGGCTCGCCACGTCGACCACCATGCCGGCGTCGCGGAACGCGTAGTACGGCACGGTCAGCTCGCTCGCGAACACGCCGGTCGGCTTGCCCAGGTCGAGTCGGCCGTGGTTCGTGGCGATGACCAGTGCCCGCTTGCCGTCGAGCGCGAACACGTCGGCGTCGGGATCGTCGGGGTGCAACCCGATCCGCTGCAACAGTCGGCGCACCGCCTTCTGCGGGGGGCGGGGCCGATGGGCCGCAGCGGCACGCCGCTGCTTGATCTGCATCTGGATGACTTCCTTCGGCGGGAGCAGCGGCACCTTGTCGATCTCGGTGATGCGACTCGTCACGTACGGCCACGGCTGGTTGCGTTCGGGGATCGAGCGGTGCCGTTCGTCCTTCATCCGGTCGACGAGCCAGCCGAACACATCGGCGGCGGCCGGGTCGTCGGCACGGTTCACGACCTCGTCGCCGTCGGCGGTGAGGTCGTAGAGCTCCCACTGGTCGGGCAGGACGTTCGTGCGGTACTGCGGGCCCCCGATGCCGTCGCTCGCCAGTTGGCGCACGCCCGGCTCGGTCCAGGTGGCCGGATCGTCGAACGTGCGCACGAGCTTCCACAGGTGGTCGTCGCCGCCGGCCGAGGCGGGGACGCGAGCGACGACGCCCTCGAAGTTCGTCGCCACGTGGGCGGCGACCTGGATCCGGAGCGGGCCGGGTGCGTCGTCGACGCGTCCGAAGGCACGGGCGATGGCGTTGGCGCCGGTGTCGCCTTCGGGCATGTTGTCGCGGGTCATCACGTACACGACGCGGTCGGCGTCGGGGTCGGCGCCGTCGACGACGGGCAGCAGGTTGCGGCCGGGCAGCGGGTGCACCTCGCTGAACGTCGACCGCAGTTCGTCCGCCGTGGCGGCCTCGTCGATCGATGCTGCGGCGAGCAGCGTCGGGACGATGTCGAGGTGCGACGTCGGGTCGGCGATGCGACGCGCCTCGTTGGTGCCGGCGCCCACGCGGGCGATCGAGAACGGGACGCGGGTGGCCTCGTCGTAGAGCTGGAACCACTTCTGGTGCAGCCCGCCGTGCGAGCCGAGCAGGTCGCCGTGATCGGCGGTCTTCACCAGCACGGCCTCGCCGGTCGTGTGCTCGGTGACCGCTCGGCGGACCTGGTCGAGCGGGCCGTCGACTGCCGCGTGGAGCTGGTAGTACAGGTCGCGGTACTCCTGGGCGTGGCGACGGTACAGGCCGGCCACGGCGCCGGGCGGGCCGTAGCAGGAGGGGTAGGCGGCTCGGTACGCCACGTGTGCCGCCGGCTTGGTGCGGAGGTCTTCGGTGGCGCTGGGCGCGGGCGGCACCGTGGGCACCTCGATCGAGGCCAGTTCGTCGGGCATGCCCCGGCGCATCCAGAGCGGGAACAGCACGATGTCGTGCGGGTTCACGAAGCTGGCGACGAGGAGGAACGGTCGCTGCGCGTCGGCGTCGCCGGCGCGGCGGCGGGCGTATCGGTCGTCGAGCCAGGCGACGACCCGGTCGGCGATCAGGGTGTCGCGGGCGAGACCCGAGTTGGCGAACAGACCGCCGTGCGGTTCGGGGCCGACCCATCCCGAGAAGCCGTAGGGGCCGAGCGGGTCGGCCTCGAGGTAACGCTGCACGTTCTCGTCGAGCACGTCGCCGGTGGCGGTGTTGGTCGGGAGCGGTTGCCCGTCGTCGTCGTGGAGGTCGGCGTGGCTGATGTGCCACTTGCCGTCGTAGTGGGTGTCGTAGCCGGCGGCCCGGAACCAGTTGCCGAGCGTCGGCACCTCGTGCGGGGGGAGCCAGCGCATGCGCGAGTCGTCGGCCATCTTGCCGAGTCCGTCGGTCTGGGTCACGCCGTGGAGGTCGGGATACTGGCCCGTGAAGAGGGTCGGCCGGCTCGGGACACAGGCGAGCGAGCCCGTGTAGTGGCGGTCGAACGAGACGCCGTGGTCGTCGAACCAGCGGGCGCCGGGCAGCGCGTCGCGTCGCCACGCCCGGAGTTCGTCGGTTTCGTAGGGAGGAGCGGCGCGCTCCTCGTCGGTCATCAGGATGATGATGTCGGGACGGTTCACGCGAGGTTCTCCAGGTGGGCGGTGAGGCCGTCGAGCATCATGTCGCTCGCCTCGGCCATCTTGCGGGCGATGCCGGCGCCGATCAGCGCCTTGTCGGGACGTTTGCCGGTGTCGACGGTGGTGGCGAGCGAGACGAGGGTGCCATCGGCGGTGGGTGTGAGCGTCCACGTGTTGGTCGCTCGCTTGACGATCGGGAGGAGCCCTTCGATGTCGTAGGCCAGTCGGTGATCGGGCTCCCAGACGGTGACGCGCTCGATGAGGGTGATCTGGCCCATCTGGACCCGGCGGGTGGTGCCGACGCCGTCGCGCTGTTCGGTGGCCAGGCTCGAGTGGTCGATGTCGTCGGCCCACAGGGCGAGTGCGTCGAAGTCGGCGAGGGTGGCCCACACGGTGGCGGGCGACGCCGGGAGGTCTCGGGTTCGGGTGATGGTCGTCATGGGTTCCTTCGTTCAGGTGCGTTCGTCGCGGTGGCGTCCAGCGGGCATCCACTTCTCCCCCGCCGTCGCGTCGACGCGGGCGATCAGGCGGTCGCCGACCGATTCGACGAGTTCGCAGAAGCGGACGGTCGCGTCCTCGCCGAGATGCTGCCACGCGTTGGCGGTGATGTCGTCGAGTCGGTTTTCGAGCGAGATGCGCAGGGCGATCGCCTCATCGGTGACGCGTCCGTCGACGGCGAGGCCCCGCTCCTCGAGTCGGGCGTAGGCGGCGGCAAGCGCGGCGTCGTCGGCTCCGCGGCTGCGGGGCAGCCAGTCGTCGTCGTAGTGCCGCCACGCGCCGTCGAGGATGCCCGCTTCGGTGCCGGCGATGTCTTCGGCCGTCTGGATCGCGAAGTGGGTGTCGCCGCGCCATTCGCGGATGCAGTTGACGGCGAGCCACGCCGACAGGAGCGGGTCGTCGGTGCGGCGGTGCCGGAGCTGTGCCGCGAACATCGCCCGGCCCGACAACGGCAGGGTGTCGGC contains:
- a CDS encoding type 1 glutamine amidotransferase domain-containing protein; the protein is MQIKQRRAAAAHRPRPPQKAVRRLLQRIGLHPDDPDADVFALDGKRALVIATNHGRLDLGKPTGVFASELTVPYYAFRDAGMVVDVASPRGGDIPVDPQSLKPVIRTAADDRLLADPVLRGQLAESLAVGDVDISVYDIVYLAGGWGAAFDLGTSEALGRQITAADERGAAIGGVCHGPLGLLQATKPDGSPLVAGRRLTAVTDKQVRELGIASTPQHPETELRAAGAEFESKHAFRDPFANHWVVDGNLVTGQNQNAAPMVARELMRLVE
- a CDS encoding SRPBCC family protein codes for the protein MTTITRTRDLPASPATVWATLADFDALALWADDIDHSSLATEQRDGVGTTRRVQMGQITLIERVTVWEPDHRLAYDIEGLLPIVKRATNTWTLTPTADGTLVSLATTVDTGKRPDKALIGAGIARKMAEASDMMLDGLTAHLENLA
- a CDS encoding SCO6745 family protein, with amino-acid sequence MTDWRTLSGRAAFASHRLVGWIFWDPVGIERYAALGIPNGLGYYITTRAGALVDAGADVVTAAYYSIHADFIRLSIDELLKVGTSADAVRVRDEAVLEGLRTHVPEICDDLAGLAEPLWAAADTLPLSGRAMFAAQLRHRRTDDPLLSAWLAVNCIREWRGDTHFAIQTAEDIAGTEAGILDGAWRHYDDDWLPRSRGADDAALAAAYARLEERGLAVDGRVTDEAIALRISLENRLDDITANAWQHLGEDATVRFCELVESVGDRLIARVDATAGEKWMPAGRHRDERT